GATCGCGGCCAGCGCCGCCGTCGCCGAGCTGACCAGAGGCCCGAGCGCCGCCGAGCTGCGCGAGGCACAGGCGGCCGAGACGGCGTTGCGGTGGGAGCGCTGGCCGGCCGGCCGGATCTTCCCCGCCACGCTGGTCTACACGAGCGAGCAGGGCGGGCGTGAGCTGGCGCGGCGGGTGGGCATCTCCTCGCGCACCGACTGCCGCGGCGCCGTCGACAGGGCCATCGCCGACCAGATGAAAGCGGCCGGCTGCCGGGCGATCCTGCGGGCCACCTACCTCGACGCCCTGCAGGGCATCGTGGTGACGATCGGCGTGGCGGCCTTCCCCGACGCGCTCGGGGCGCGCTCGGCCATCCCCGTCTTCCCGAGCGACGGGTCGGCCGCCCCCGGGCTGCGCGCCCTCGCGTTCCCCGGCACGGTGACCGACCGCTTCACGGCGAGCGGACGCCAGGCGCTGACCCTGCGGACGGCCGGGCCGTACCTCGTGATGGCGACGGCGGGGCAGGTCGACGGGCGTCCGGCCCGTGCGCTCGGAGAGCAACGGGACACGATGTTCTCGTTCACCGAGGACCTGGCCGAGGAGGTCGGCGACATCCTCACCGCCCCCGCCTCCCCGGACTGCACCGCCAAGGAGTGGCGGTGCTGACCGCGCTGCGGCGGAAGGTCCTCGCCGCGTCGGCCGCGGCGCTGCTCGCCGGCGCGTTCCTGCCCACCGGCCCGGCCGAGGCCGACGACGTACGGCTCAGTCAGCAGGACGTGCTGCGCACCCTGGACGTCGACGACGCCTGGCGGCTGACCAAGGGCAGGGGCGTCACCGTCGCGGTCCTGGACTCCGGCGTCGATCCCGATCACCGCGACCTCGCCGGGTCGGTCGTCACCGGGAGGGACTTCACCGTCGGGGCGAACCCGCGCGGGGTGCAGCCGGTGCGCCTGCACGGCACGTACATGGCCTCGCTCATCGCCGGGCACGGGCACGGCCCGGGCGGCGCCGACGGCATCATCGGCATCGCGCCGGAGGCCAAGGTGCTGTCCGTGCGGGTGATCCTGGAGGACGAGGAGCCCGGGTTCCGCACGTTCAACTCGGACACGCGGTACGAGGCCGTGGTCGCCAAGGGCATCCGGTACGCCGTGGACCACGGCGCGAAGGTCATCAACCTGTCGCTGTCGAAGGACATGCCGACGAAGGACGAGCGCACGGCGATCCGCTACGCGATCTCCAAGGGCGTCGTCCTCGTCGCGGCGGCGGGCAACGACGGGGCGGGCAAGCGGACCGCGCCGTACTCCTACCCCGCCTCGATCCCCGGCGTGATCTCGGTGGCCGCCGTGACGTCCACGCTGCGGCGCGCCTCGTTCTCCAACCGCAACTCCTCGGTCATGGTGGCCGCCCCGGGCGTCGACGTCCTCGGGGCCGGGCCGGGCGACGAGTACTGGGTCGGCCGGGGGACCTCCCAGGCGACCGCGCTCGTCTCCGGCGTCGCCGCGCTGATCAAGTCGCGCTACCCCCGCATGTCGCCCGCCCTCGTCGCGCAGGCGCTCACGTCGTCGCCGGCCCGCCGGGGTCCCTACAACACCGGCACCGGTTTCGGAGTGGTCAACGCGCACCGGGCGCTGAGCG
The window above is part of the Microbispora sp. ZYX-F-249 genome. Proteins encoded here:
- a CDS encoding S8 family peptidase: MLTALRRKVLAASAAALLAGAFLPTGPAEADDVRLSQQDVLRTLDVDDAWRLTKGRGVTVAVLDSGVDPDHRDLAGSVVTGRDFTVGANPRGVQPVRLHGTYMASLIAGHGHGPGGADGIIGIAPEAKVLSVRVILEDEEPGFRTFNSDTRYEAVVAKGIRYAVDHGAKVINLSLSKDMPTKDERTAIRYAISKGVVLVAAAGNDGAGKRTAPYSYPASIPGVISVAAVTSTLRRASFSNRNSSVMVAAPGVDVLGAGPGDEYWVGRGTSQATALVSGVAALIKSRYPRMSPALVAQALTSSPARRGPYNTGTGFGVVNAHRALSVAATLARHSATASGAGVQSPSRPVRSAADGHDPIMVVQRDTGTILLYGGIALGAFAGSGAGLAVLLVLTRRARRRQREEDDALPPAPWPTGLPT